The following proteins come from a genomic window of Miscanthus floridulus cultivar M001 chromosome 2, ASM1932011v1, whole genome shotgun sequence:
- the LOC136536620 gene encoding glycine-rich protein DOT1-like, producing MESQQTMGVGQADDPGQRWHGRALQVAASAVAWLTIAVARGGHRMAGAPRGESSSTSAGGMVATGEDDGGGRQGGARPAVEGGKAGHGRGRRWRPRQGRRWREEEGRWPRRRWPATGNGAAWRGRAARRDAGGRRGCGARRGVASGEAAGGGKGTGGGGGGDGSARYQSHVRKRKSRGGAIDMFHDAQGLHEWSGKDVEQRGAWWRLRTRVVDWIVGKSEQVD from the exons ATGGAGTCACAGCAGACgatgggcgtgggtcaggccgaTGATCCGGGCCAGCGGTGGCACGGCCGGGCGCTGCAGGTGGCGGCGTCGGCGGTGGCGTGGCTGACGAtagcggtggcgcgcggcgggcacAGGATGGCCGGGGCTCCACGCGGCGAGTCCAGCTCGACGAGCGCGGGAGGCATGGTGGCCACGGGCGAGGACGacggtggagggcggcaaggcggggcgaggccggcggtggagggcggcaaggcaggccacggccgaggccggcggtggagaccAAGGCAAGGACGGCggtggagggaggaggagggccgCTGGCCGCGGCGCAGGTGGCCAGCCACGGGCAATGGCGCGGCGTGGCGCGGGAGGGCGGCGCGGCGCGACGCGGGAGGGCGGCGCGGCTGTGGGGCGCGGCGCGGGgtggcctcaggcgaggcggccggtggaggcaagggcacaggcggcggcggcggcggcgacggctctgctagg TATCAGAGTCATGTTCGTAAAAGAAAATCGCGTGGAGGTGCGATCGATATGTTCCACGATGCTCAAGGCTTGCACGAGTGGTCCGGGAAGGACGTGGAGCAACGTGGAGCATGGTGGCGATTGAGGACTCGAGTGGTGGACTGGATTGTTGGAAAATCTGAGCAAGTGGATTGA